Below is a genomic region from Fischerella sp. PCC 9605.
CTGACTGGGTAGGGTGTTATTTACCTCTGGTGTCAGATCGGATGTTGTCTGAGTGGTTGCACCGATATTAGGAATCTCCGGTGATGCCGTTTCTGGTGATGGGAGAGTCGGATCTGATTCCGGTGCTGCCTTTGTTTCCCCTTTTTGAGGTGGGCGTTTTCTTCGCAATAACCATAATAATGAGCCACATGCAGCCAAAATAGCAAAGAAAAACACCAACCACCCAACTTTTTGAGATTGGGCAGTTTGATTGTTACCAGCAGGAGCCGCTAAGGTGGAGTTATCAGAAGCAGTATTTGCTTGGCTGGTTGTAGCGTCGCTTTCACTTGACAAAAATGGCGAGACACTAGCATTAGGTGAGGCAGTAGCATTGCTGTCCGTAGCAATCTGCGATTCTCCTCCCTTTACCGCAGTTGCGATCGCTTCCGCCTCAGCACTTCTTGCTTCCTCCATAGCCTGCTGTCCGGGTGAGTTAGTCGCAAAGCCCAGAAAACTAGCCACTGCTGGACTGGGATTTTTCTTGTAAACGTATACTAAAGGCTGAGAGAAGGGATATTTAGGATCGTCTGGTAAGGTTTGATGTACCTTGAGAACTCGCACACCTTCGAGTTTCGATATCTGACTGGCTAAAACGTAGCCAATACCATCCTTGCCTAGTTGTTTGACAACTTCGGCGGTGCTGTCTTCGATCAGTTGAGTAGCAGTTGAGCCTGTGGCAAACTTCACATTCTCGAAAGCTGGGTAGCTGCGAAAAGAATCTCGAATGTCGCTGGTTGGTGGGCGATCGATCACCCGAATCTTACCCGCAGTTCCACCTACTTGCGACCAATCTGTAATTTCGCCCCGGAAAATCCGGGCAAATTGTCGATTAGTCAAGTTCCCCTTGAAGGGATTATCTTCACTAACTATAATTGCAATCTTTTCTCGCCGCAAACGCACTTGTTCCAAACCTTGTGCTTTTTCCTCCGGCGTCAGACCGCGACCAATTGCTGCTATGTCAATTTTTCCTTCTTGCAAGGCTTGCAGTGCTGTATATTGACCGTTGGCGGCAACTTCCACTGTAGTACCGGAGAACTGTTGCTCGAATCGCTGTTTCAGGGTTTGGTTAATCGTACTCATGGTACTTGAACCATCGATCCGCACAGTAGTGCCACTCGACACTGTTTGCGGTAGTGGAAAAGTTGGAACCTCGGTAGATTGCGCCAGTGCCGAGTCTGACTCCACAAGAGTGGCTGCCATTGGGGTTGTTGCTAATGTCAGCAATAATGCCAGACCGACTATCGAATTATCTTTTTTTTCTTTTTGCCACATATGCCCTCTTATTAAGCTAGAGGAATTTGGGTAGAGTAAACAGAAAATAAATCTGTCCCGATCGCTATTTGTTTTCTGGAGGAAACGCGCTAATTATACATCTGTGTTATCTTTTTCTTAAGTTGGGGCAAGCACTAGTGTTTATTTATACTTAAGTATCTTAGCTTGTTTGGCTCGCGTTAATCTCATTTGATATTGTTTAAAGTATGTAATATTACAATCTTTATTATTTTTTCAGCTATTTTGACCCTATTTTTTTCAGAAGTTAAGCAACAATTTTAACGAACTAACTTGAGAAGTAGGTATTGACATCATTAAAGATATTTCAATCCTTATCTTCAGAAGATAATCATAATTTATATATAAATTCCTAGAGTTGATCTACTGAGATTGGTTTCTGCTCAGGGTGTAATATCGTGTCCGGTGAAAGACTTATCATTAAGGCCGCAGAGGGGCAGGGTGCAGGGGGAAAGAGGATTTTGCGATTTTTGCACAGATGGAGGAATTATAACTAATTAGGCGGACATGATATAAATCAAACAATTTATCTAAATTTTCACTAAAAATTTAGATATTAAATGTATTATTCGCTTGTTTAATATACAAAATAAATCGTAACAAAATTAAATTATTTTTTAATGTTGCGCAGGTTAAGACCGTTGTGGCGACTGCCGTCTTTCTGCTTAAGATAACAATGACAATTAGGTTTTTCAATTACTGATGCAACTAAGACATTTAAGGTAGTAGCTGCTAACAAACCACCTCCCAAAGTCCCTTGTATAACAATCCAAGCAACGTTTTTTTGCATGAGTTGTCGCTTGGCAGCGGGAGCATGGCTAAAGCCAATGGGCATGCCAATTACTAGTGCAGGTTGAATGCGCTGTTGTTCAATAGCTTCGCAAATCGATAGTAGTATCGAAGGTGCATAACCAACTACGAAAATGCAATCTTTTGTTACTTTCTGCAATCTTTCCTGCCATTGCCGATCTTGCCAAAAGGCCTGTTCTGCTTCTGCGGGAGTGGTAACGTGGGGATTGTCAATTAAAGTTTCTAGGTGACATCCTAAGTGAACTAATCGTGTTTGGTCTAAAGCAGCTGCAACTGTGGGAATATCTGCAATCACCTGACATCCCGATTTAAGGGCTTGACGACTAGTGGCGATCGCCTCTGAACTGAACCTGACAAACGACGCTAAACTCACATCTCCACAAGCTAGCACTAATTGAGAAATCAAGTCTCGTTCAATTGCAGAATGCTTCGACAGATCGGGTAGCAAGCATTGTAGCGATTCGTGAAAATCTTCTGGATGAGCGTGAATTTGAGCATCCAAACCACTCCAGAGTTTTTCCAACTCCCCCAATCCAGCCTTAGTTTCTACTTCTATTAACTTGAGTTGGGCTAGCACTTCAGCTTGCATGATTTGACAATCGCGATCGCGTCCTAGTAAACCTTCTAATGCAGATGCAGTTTGCCGCAATTGGGAGATTT
It encodes:
- a CDS encoding precorrin-8X methylmutase, which gives rise to MKTDCLTIKELTEAVGDGITPRMVRHYHQLGLLPQPMRSRSNYRLYTEKDVIRLQRIVALKQQGFQLNHIRQILEVEPETDTTASLMAQLQQQYQTVMQQISQLRQTASALEGLLGRDRDCQIMQAEVLAQLKLIEVETKAGLGELEKLWSGLDAQIHAHPEDFHESLQCLLPDLSKHSAIERDLISQLVLACGDVSLASFVRFSSEAIATSRQALKSGCQVIADIPTVAAALDQTRLVHLGCHLETLIDNPHVTTPAEAEQAFWQDRQWQERLQKVTKDCIFVVGYAPSILLSICEAIEQQRIQPALVIGMPIGFSHAPAAKRQLMQKNVAWIVIQGTLGGGLLAATTLNVLVASVIEKPNCHCYLKQKDGSRHNGLNLRNIKK